Part of the Nitrospinota bacterium genome is shown below.
ATTAGTTTGCGAGGGTGTATGCGTTTTGTTTTATTCATAATAATGATATTCCCACTCAGTGGTGTTTATACTTCCGCCCAGGCGGGAGAAGTCCATGTGGCGGTGGCGTCCAATTTTATCAATCCGCTGAAAGCGATTGCACGTCACTTTGAGCAGGAGACCGGTCACCGTGTGGTGGTGATTCCGGGTTCTACGGGCAAGCTTTATGTCCAGATCAAAAACGGCGCTCCGTTTGACCTGTTGCTGGCCGCGGACGATTTGCGTCCGCGCTTGTTGGAGGAAGAAGGGTTTGCGGTTCCCGGTTCCCGCTTCACTTATGCGATCGGTCAACTCACGTTATGGAGCCGGGATCCTCGCCAAATTAATGGGGAAGGAGCAAAAATTTTTCAAAATAAAAATTTTAATTTCCTGGCGATGGCCAATCCAAAAGGCGCTCCTTATGGCCGGGCGGCTTTTGAGACGCTTAAAAAACTCGGAGTCTGGGATCAACTTCAGGGCAAAGTGGTGCAGGGAGAAAATATCGGCCAGACGTTTCAGTTTGTCGCCACCGGCAATGCGGAGTTGGGGTTTGTGGCGTTGTCTCAGGTTCTGGACCCGAAAAATAAATTTAAGGGCAGTCGCTGGGACGTTCCGACCGATCTTCACGACCCGATTGCGCAGGATCTGGTGCTATTGAAACGCGGCGCAGGCAATCCCGCCGCCATCGCCTTGCTGGATTTCATCCGCGGCGCAACCGCCCGGAAAATAATTATAGATTATGGCTATCAATTAAATTAAAGGCATCTCTAAAAATTAGTTTATTACAGGAAATCGAACATTGTACAAGGATTTCTTGTATCAGTGGCACGGGCGACCTATCCTTAAATTTAAGGGCAGGTCGCCTGTCCCACTAAAATAAAACCATCTCCTTAAATTGACGATTAGGAGCATTTAGTCAATTTTTAGAGGTGCCCTTAAGGAAATCGGTTCATGGAATTTTCAAATATAGATCTCGGTCCCATTTTATTGACCCTGAAACTGGCCAGCGTCACCGTGGTGTTACTGCTTCTGGTGGGAACGCCGATTGCCTGGTGGCTGGCGCATACCCGCTCCCGGCTCAGAACCTATGTGGAGGCTACGGTGGCTTTGCCGCTGGTGTTGCCGCCGACGGTATTGGGGTTTTATCTTTTGATAGCCCTCGGCCCCAACGGCTTAATCGGCGGACCCGTAAAGTCATTAACGGGTTCAGCGCTTTCCTTCTCATTCACGGGACTGGTGATCGCCTCCACCCTGTACTCGCTTCCCTTTGTGGTGCAACCATTACACTCATCATTTGAAGCGGTGGGGAAACTCCCTCTGGAGGCGGCGGGGTCGTTACGCGCTTCCAAATGGGATGCTTTTTTGACCGTCATCTGTCCTCTGGGGTTGCGAGGATTCATCACCGCCACTGTATTGGGATTCGCTCATACTCTGGGGGAGTTTGGCGTGGTGTTGATGGTTGGCGGCAGCATTCCCGGAAAAACCAAAGTCATTTCCATCGACATTTATGAGCGCGTGGAAGTGATGGATTACACCCAGGCTCATATCCTGTCTGGCGGTTTGCTGGTATTTTCTTTTCTGGTGTTGTTGATCGTCTACACCATCAACCGGCGACTTCCCATTCACGTCACATGAGTAACTTATCCGCAAATTTCGACGTGCGCTTTCCCGGTTTTCATTTGCAGACCCGGCTGGAACTTCCTGACGAGGGCGTGACGGTTTTGTTCGGTCCCTCTGGGTCCGGGAAAACCACTCTGCTTCGCTGTCTCGCGGGGTTGGAACGCTCGCCCACCGGAACCCTGAAATTTGGAGACACTGTCTGGCAGGACGAAGCGCAGGGAATATTCGTCCCCGTTCACAAGCGTTCGATCGGACTTGTATTTCAGGAGCCGCGTCTGTTCCCGCATTTGAGTGTACGATCCAATCTGCTTTACGGATTCAAACGAATTCCTTCGCCGGAGCGGCGAATTTTTTTGGACGAGGTGGTGGATGTTCTGGACATCGCCCATCTGCTGGACCGCAGACCCAACTTTCTTTCCGGAGGCGAGGGCCAGCGTGTGGCGATTGGCCGTGCGCTGCTCACCAGCCCCAAACTGCTCCTCATGGATGAACCGCTGGCGTCTCTTGACACTCAGCGCAAACGCGAGCTGTTGCCTTATATTCGGCGCCTGCAGACAAAATGGCAAATTCCCATCGTTTACGTCAGTCATTCCCTCGGTGAAATTTTGCAGTTGGTGGATACCATGGTGCTTTTGAAACAGGGAAAGGTGGTTGCTCAGGGGCCTGTCGATGAAGTATTCTCCCAACTGGAGCTTCGCAACCATATCGACCCAAAAGCGGTGGGAGCGGTTCTCGATACGACCGTGGCGGATCACGAGCCGGAGTTTGGCCTGACCCGTTTGCAATTCATGGGTCACCAGTTGTATGTTCCCAGGCAATTAGCCGAGGTGGGGCAAGCGATTAGGCTTCACATTCATTCCAACGATGTCAGCGTCGTGACCTCCCAGCCCAACAACCAGACCAGTGTCCTCAATATACTGGAAGCCAAAGTGATGGAGGTGGGGGCTCTCGATGCAAGCCGTTATTCCGTCGATATCAAGCTGGATGTGGGTCAGCCGATTCTCGCCACCATCACGCGAAAATCACTGGCCCGATTGAATATCGCTGTTGGCCAGAAAGTTTATGCTCATATCAAGGCGATCAAAACGGTGCACGAGTGGGAAGATGATTCCACACAATGAGGGAAAAAACAGTTCGATGAAAATCGCTAGACCAGTTTATGCTTTGATCTTTTTTTTCCTGGCAGCGGGGTTTTTGCCTGTGAGCGGATGGGCAGACCCGGATGACACGGAGCGCCGTCTTCAAGCGGTCGAAAAGCAATTGCGGGAAAGGGATGATGAGATGCGAGTCTATTTTAGAAATGGACTTGTGTTTATTTCTCCCGATGAGAAATTCAAATACATGATTGGCGGCCGTCTGCACACGGATTATGATTTTTATAGCGCGGATGAAACCTTTCAATCCAACTTCAGTGAACCTGCCAGCGGTGCGGAATTCCGCCGCGCCCGGTTTTTTATATCGGGGCTTCTTTATAACCGGGTCAAGTTCAAGGCCGAGTATGATTTTGTCGGTCAAACCGCTTTCAAGCATGTCTACCTGGGGCTCACCAAACTTCCCTTCGTGGGGAATTTCCAGGTGGGACATTTTTTTGAACCCTTTTCGCTTGAAGTTTTCACCAGTTCCAATTTCGACACCTTCATGGAAGATTCTTTAATGCTTGCGTTTGCTCCGCTTCGAAATATCGGCGCGTCATTTTATGATTCCATTCTTAAAGACCGTGCCACCTGGGCTATTGGGGTTTTTCGGCCTACAGGAGAAAACCCGCCCCGGATTCAAAGCGACGACGGCTACAGCATAACTTCCCGGCTGACGGCAGTTCCCGTAAAACTGGAAAAAGGCAGGAAGCTGGTTCATATCGGGTTTGGATACAGTTTCAGTGAATCCAACGAGTCCACGCTCCAGTTTGACTCCAAGCCGGAATCAAATCTCACGGCCGTTAACTTTGTGGATACGGGAGCCTTTTCTGCCGAACAGGCACACCTATTCGGCTGGGAGGCCGCGGCAGTTTTTAATTCGTTCAGCATTCAGGGAGAATACACCCTCGTCAAAGTGAGTCGTCCGTCCGGTAACTCGAGTGTAAATTTTAATGGAGGCTATGTGATGGTCAGTTATTTCCTCACTGGCGAGCACCGAAAATATAACCGCGGAGCGTTTACTCGGGTCTAGCCACGGAAAAATTTTCTGGAAGGCCGTGGGTTGGGGGCCTTAGAGATGGCCTTACGGTTTTCCACCATCGACCTCAATGACGGCGGCATCGCCGGAGGGAAGGAGAAGGACGTCACCGCCGGCCTCAACTGGTATCTGAACCCTCACACCCGCATCATGTTCAATTACGTGCACGCCGACATCACCGGAGCACCGGCTGTGGACCGGGGAGATTTGCACATCTACTAATTCCGCTTTCAAGTTAATTTTTAGATCTTCCTTCCCGCAAAATTCCTCCGCGATCATGCAGCTGTAATACGCCTTTTACTGATTTTTCTGAAATCACGCACTTCTCATCCTCCGCTAATCATTTCCTCATACGGGTCTTTTATTATTTCCGAGAGATTAAAAAAACACGGACCCCTGTGAGAAGAGAAACGATCAGGCAAAGGGAACGATAAATTTTTTTTGATTACCTTCCTCCAAAGGTGATTTCAGGTCGGGGGGGATTCAATCTCGGATGTCCCCCGGCTTCTTTTTCAAGTTAATAAAGGATCTCAGACTCGTTGTTTCAAGGGTTTCTAACATGAATCTAACAAAACCCTAACATAAGTTCGGCACACTAATAATCAAAAAAAGGACAAAAAAATGAAACTAAGACAGGTGGCTCAAGCGTTAACGCTCTCCCTCGTAATAGCCGGTTTTTCAACTGGTTCGGCGTGGGCGGAGGCCATAAAAGTAGATCCCGCCTTGAAGGCTTATGGGAAATCGCAGGGAGTCAGCGGCAATCTGGACAGCGTAGGTTCGGATACCCTTAATAATCTCATGACCTTCTGGACGGAAAAATTCAAGGAATTCTATCCCAACGTGAACATTCAGGTGGAAGGCAAGGGCTCCTCGACGGCTCCACCAGCCTTGATCTCCGCCACCGCCCAGTTGGGGCCCATGTCCAGGGCGATGAAGGGCAAGGAGATTGACGTATTCGAAAAGAAATTCGGCTACAAACCGACTCCGGTGCGAGTTGCAGTGGATGCTTTGGCAGTTTTTGTCAACAAAGACAACCCCATTAAAGGCATGAACCTTGCCGAGGTGGACGCGGCATTTTCCAAGTCCGCCCGCCGGGGTTTGGACGGCCTCAAGACCTGGGGACAGCTTGGTTTGACGGGTGACTGGGCCAATCGATCCATCAGTCTGTATGGGCGCAATTCCGCATCCGGGACCTATGGTTTCTTCAAGGAACTGGTTCTCAAAAAAGGCGATTACCGGGATGAAGTGAAAGAACAACCCGGCTCCGCGTCTGTCGTGCAAAGCGTGAGTGTTGACCGGTTCGCGATGGGCTATAGCGGCATCGGCTATAAAACCGCTGGTGTCCGGGCATTACCATTGGCCGAAAAGGGTTCCCGCTATGTTGAACCCACAGCGGCAAATGCCCTCGCTGGAGACTATCCGCTGGCCCGGTTCCTTTATGTCTATGTGAATAAAGCCCCTGGA
Proteins encoded:
- a CDS encoding phosphate ABC transporter substrate-binding protein PstS family protein, whose translation is MKLRQVAQALTLSLVIAGFSTGSAWAEAIKVDPALKAYGKSQGVSGNLDSVGSDTLNNLMTFWTEKFKEFYPNVNIQVEGKGSSTAPPALISATAQLGPMSRAMKGKEIDVFEKKFGYKPTPVRVAVDALAVFVNKDNPIKGMNLAEVDAAFSKSARRGLDGLKTWGQLGLTGDWANRSISLYGRNSASGTYGFFKELVLKKGDYRDEVKEQPGSASVVQSVSVDRFAMGYSGIGYKTAGVRALPLAEKGSRYVEPTAANALAGDYPLARFLYVYVNKAPGKPLDPLTLEFLKMVLSKEGQEVVVKGGYFPIANAVAEEDLKVIAGSAGMTN
- the modB gene encoding molybdate ABC transporter permease subunit, coding for MEFSNIDLGPILLTLKLASVTVVLLLLVGTPIAWWLAHTRSRLRTYVEATVALPLVLPPTVLGFYLLIALGPNGLIGGPVKSLTGSALSFSFTGLVIASTLYSLPFVVQPLHSSFEAVGKLPLEAAGSLRASKWDAFLTVICPLGLRGFITATVLGFAHTLGEFGVVLMVGGSIPGKTKVISIDIYERVEVMDYTQAHILSGGLLVFSFLVLLIVYTINRRLPIHVT
- the modC gene encoding molybdenum ABC transporter ATP-binding protein, which codes for MSNLSANFDVRFPGFHLQTRLELPDEGVTVLFGPSGSGKTTLLRCLAGLERSPTGTLKFGDTVWQDEAQGIFVPVHKRSIGLVFQEPRLFPHLSVRSNLLYGFKRIPSPERRIFLDEVVDVLDIAHLLDRRPNFLSGGEGQRVAIGRALLTSPKLLLMDEPLASLDTQRKRELLPYIRRLQTKWQIPIVYVSHSLGEILQLVDTMVLLKQGKVVAQGPVDEVFSQLELRNHIDPKAVGAVLDTTVADHEPEFGLTRLQFMGHQLYVPRQLAEVGQAIRLHIHSNDVSVVTSQPNNQTSVLNILEAKVMEVGALDASRYSVDIKLDVGQPILATITRKSLARLNIAVGQKVYAHIKAIKTVHEWEDDSTQ
- the modA gene encoding molybdate ABC transporter substrate-binding protein is translated as MRFVLFIIMIFPLSGVYTSAQAGEVHVAVASNFINPLKAIARHFEQETGHRVVVIPGSTGKLYVQIKNGAPFDLLLAADDLRPRLLEEEGFAVPGSRFTYAIGQLTLWSRDPRQINGEGAKIFQNKNFNFLAMANPKGAPYGRAAFETLKKLGVWDQLQGKVVQGENIGQTFQFVATGNAELGFVALSQVLDPKNKFKGSRWDVPTDLHDPIAQDLVLLKRGAGNPAAIALLDFIRGATARKIIIDYGYQLN